One part of the Glycine max cultivar Williams 82 chromosome 14, Glycine_max_v4.0, whole genome shotgun sequence genome encodes these proteins:
- the LOC121173445 gene encoding secreted RxLR effector protein 161-like: protein MEKCSASPVPIQKGDKFSLAQCPKNDLERKQMEAILYVSVVGSIMYAQTCTRPDISFATGMLGRYQSNPGMEHWKAAKKVLRYLQGTKDHMLTYKRSDHLEVIGYSDSDFAGCVDTRKSTLGFVFLLAGGAISWKSAKQSVVAASTMEDEFEAGLDICASIPLLTS, encoded by the exons ATGGAAAAGTGCTCAGCATCTCCCGTTCCAATTcagaaaggagacaaatttagtctcgcaCAATGTCCTAAAAATGATCTGGAACGGAAGCAAATGGAAGCAATTCTGTATGTATCAGTTGTTGGGAGTATTATGTATGCTCAGACCTGCACTCGACCAGATATAAGCTTTGCAACCGGAATGttgggaagatatcaaagtaatccaggAATGGAACATtggaaagctgcaaagaaagttCTGAGATACTTACAGGGAACAAAAGACCACATGCTTACATATAAGAGGTCTGATCACCTAGAGGTGATTGGATAttcagactcagactttgctggatGTGTGGATACAAGAAAATCCACTCTTGGCTTTGTATTTCTCTTAGCCGGAGGAGCAATATCATGGAAGAGTGCAAAACAATCAGTTGTTGCTGCATCCACCATGGAAGAtgaattt GAAGCTGGATTAGATATATGTGCAAGCATTCCCCTTTTGACATCTTAA